The Aneurinibacillus uraniidurans genome segment AGAAAGACACCTATTGTGATGATGTTCTGAACCAGATCGCAGCCATTCAGTCCGCATTAAACGGTGTCGGCAGAATGCTGCTTGAAGGTCATATGAAAAGCTGTGTCATTGAACGCATTCAGGAAGGCGATCATGAAGTGATTGATGAGCTACTCATTACAATGAACAAGTTAATGAAAAAATAATCAATCGAAAGGAGAATTACGATGACAACTGTAACATTACAAGTAGAAGGCATGTCCTGCGGTCACTGTGTGAAAGCGGTGGAAGAAGCGCTTAAGGAAGTAGGGGCGACAGGGAAGGTAGATCTTGCGAGCAAGTCGGTAGCGGTTTCGTTTGAAGAAGGCAGTGTAACGCTGGATGCGATTAAAGCCGCGATTGAAGATCAAGGGTATGATGTGAAATAACAACGGGCTGCCAGTGGCAGCTTCCTTTTTTATGAATAATATACCCTACATAGGTATAGTAAGGAGTGCGGGTATGAGTGAGAAACAAATCACGATGCAGATTACGGGGATGACATGTGCCGCCTGTGCGAACCGAGTTGAAAAAGGGTTAAACCGAATGGAGGGCGTAACACACGCAGCAGTAAACTTTGCCTTAGAGCAAGCGACTGTTACGTATGATCCAGCGAAAGTAGATGCAGCCCAGCTTGAAGAAAAAGTAGAAGCGCTCGGATACGGAACGGTTAAACAGTCTGTCGAGCTGCAAATTACGGGGATGACATGCGCTGCCTGCTCGGCACGGATTGAGAAAGGACTATCTCGCATGCCGGGGATTTCGCAGGCAAATGTGAATTTGGCACTGGAAACTGCTCACATCGAATATTCTCCGGCTGATGTAAGTGTAGAGGAAGTCATCCAGAAAGTGGAGAAGCTCGGATACGGGGCGATCATAAAGCAGGAGACACAAGAATCGGGGGATCATCGGCAAAAAGAAATAATGAAGCAGAAACGCAAATTATGGATTTCGGCACTGCTGTCACTGCCGTTGCTCTGGTCGATGGTCGGTCACTTCTCATTTACGTCTTTTATCTGGGTACCCGACTTGTTTATGAATCCGTGGTTTCAGCTTTTGTTGGCGACTCCGGTGCAGTTTATAATCGGACGTCAGTTTTATGTGGGGGCCTATAAGGCACTCCGCAATGGCAGTGCGAATATGGATGTGCTCGTCGCACTTGGAACATCTGCTGCGTATTTTTATAGTTTGTACGTAACACTTGAATGGAACCGAATGGGTGGGCAGCATCAGCCTGAGATGTATTATGAAACGAGTGCGGTTCTTATCACGCTCATTCTTCTCGGTAAGTTGTTCGAAGCGCTTGCGAAAGGCCGCTCCTCAGAAGCGATTAAAACACTAATGGGGTTACAGGCAAAAACCGCTCTTGTGATTCGAGATGGTCAGGAAAGTATGATTCCGATTGAGCAAGTTATGCCGGGAGATATTCTACTTGTCAAACCAGGTGAGAAAATTCCGGTAGATGGTGACGTAGTAGAAGGACATTCGACTGTAGATGAATCGATGCTTACAGGTGAAAGTATCCCGGTGGAAAAACAGGCGGGAGATGCAGTGATTGGCGCGACATTAAATAAGAGTGGTGCCCTTAAAATAAAGGCAACTCGCGTCGGTCGTAATACAGCGCTTGCACAAATCATTAAAGTTGTCGAAGAAGCACAAGGCTCAAAAGCTCCGATTCAGCGAGTAGCCGATGTAATCTCAGGTATTTTCGTGCCGGTTGTTGTCGGGATTGCAGTTGTAACGTTTTTTATCTGGTATATCTGGCTTGCACCGGGTAGCTTTGCGGATGCTTTGAAGTGTGCCATTGCAGTACTTGTGATTGCATGTCCGTGTGCGCTAGGATTGGCTACACCAACTTCGATTATGGCTGGGTCCGGTCGGGCGGCAGAGTTCGGGATTTTGTTTAAAGGTGGAGAACATCTGGAAGCGACACAGCAGACTAACACGGTCATTCTAGATAAGACGGGAACGATCACGAAGGGTAAGCCAGAATTGACGGACGTCGCTATGGAATCGGGCATTACGGAAGAGCGGTTCCTCACATTAGTAGGCGCTGCCGAGCGAAATTCCGGCCATCCACTTGCGGAGGCGATTGTAGCAGGTATTCGCGAAAAAGGAATCGACTTACCGGAAGCGCAGGAATTCATCGATATTCCAGGCTTCGGCATTCGTGCGGTAGTCGAAGGCAGTGAGGTTCTCGTTGGAACGCGCCGCCTGATGGAGCGGTATGAAGTAGACGCAAGCGCTGCTTACAGTAATATGGAAGAACTGGAGGCAGCGGGCAAAACCGCGATGCTTGCTGCGGTAGACGGTACGTATCAAGGAATCATTGCCGTGGCGGACGCAATCAAAGAAACATCGAAAGAAGCGATATCCAGGCTGAAAGCGCTTGGGATTGAAGTCGTTATGATTACCGGTGACAATGAGCGGACAGCAAGCGCAATTGCCCGGGAAACTGGCATTGATCGTGTGCTAGCAGAAGTGCTTCCAGAGGGGAAGGCAGAGGAAGTGAAGAAGTATAAGCAGATTGGCAGAAAAGTTGCCATGGTCGGGGACGGCATTAACGATGCACCGGCGCTTGCGACAGCCGACATCGGGATGGCGATTGGTACTGGTACCGATGTGGCGATGGAGGCGGCGGATATAACGCTGATGCGTGGGGATTTAAACAGCATCCCGGACGCGATTGCGATGAGCAAGAAAACAATGCGTAACATCCGGCAGAATTTGTTCTGGGCGTTAGCGTACAACGTGATCGGTATTCCAGTTGCGGCAGCAGGGTTTCTGGAGCCGTGGCTTGCAGGTGCGGCGATGGCGCTCAGTTCGGTGTCTGTTGTGTTGAATGCCCTGCGGCTGCAGCGGATCAAACATTTATGAGAGTAACAAAAAGATGAGAAGAGAAAATATAAGAGCGATCAAAGGAAGGGAAAGGTGTTCGCCACCTCCTACTGTACAATCGTTCTTGTATGTTCTCTTCTTTCTTTTTTCCGAACCCGGCAGCAGATCATGATTGTTTTATTTGGCATTGGGTATCTTATGAACAGGAATAAAACGGGAGGGTTACGATGAAAATTTATGTGGTGTATGACAGTGACAACGGACATACAGAAGCGCTGGCCCGCTCTATCACGGATGGGGCTGGCACAGTTGCTGGAGCAGATGTGTACATGGATCATGTACGAGAGGCGGATGTGAATCGGCTGCCTGACATGGATGCGCTTATTTGGGGTTGCCCAGGCCATTTTGGTACGATCAGTGCCGGAATGAAAACGTGGATTGATAAACTTGGGTATTTATGGGCGCGTGGCGAATTAATCGGGAAAGTTGGCGGAGTATTTTGTACAACGGCAACGGTTCATGGTGGTGTAGAGGCAACGATGCTTAACCTGATTACTCCGATGCTGCATCAGGGGATGATTATCGTTGGGTTGCCAGCTAGCATTCCGGAAAATGCATTATATGGCTCATATTACGGAGTAGGAGTCACCTGTCCGGTTGAAACATCCGCGAATGATCCGATTAACCTGCCAACCGAAAATGATCTGGCTCTCGGCAGAGCGCTTGGACAGCGGGTAGCTGTAGTAACGGGCAGGATGATTGGACAATCGCATCCAATAACAAAAAGGTAGTAATGATATGATCATACCTACTATTCTCGGTATATTGGCTGTAGTTATCTTAATCTTGATCATATTTTTCAATACGAAGGCAATGTCGAATCAGCCAGAAAACAAACCGGATAAAACGAAACCGCACAAGGATGAAACAAAGCAGCAGGAGACGGTCATCATAAAAGATGAAAAACCTATGGAGAAAAATCCTACCAATATGTTAGATGAGGATTACAGGGATGCTCTCCGGCAGTTCCAAACACAAGGTAACAAGAGCAGTCAGGTAACGGCTGCAGCAGAGCCAACCACAGAACGGATACAGGACGAGGAATATCGGAATGCTCTGCGTTCTATGACGAACCAGAAGCAGCCAAATCATTCCGATGACAGAGAAAGTGAGCGCTAGCAGGAAAGAAAGTGATGCGGAAACGGTAAACATCTAGAGCGAATCTAGGTGTCTACCGTTTTTTATGTGGGAAAAGTCAAGCTGTCGGACATGAAAAAATATGGTAGTATGAAAAGCATACAAACATCAAGTAAGGGTGGGAGCAGCGTGGAAGTAATGGTTGTCACAACAGAAGAGCAGCAAAAAGCAGCATTTGATATTCGCATTCGTGTGTTTGTGGAAGAACAAAATGTACCATTGGAAGAAGAGTTAGATGAATTCGAGAGCGAGTCAACGCACTTTCTTCTATATAAAGACGGGATACCAGTCGGTGCGGGCCGATTCCGCGTTGTAGACGGCATGGGAAAAGTAGAACGGATTTGTGTTCTGCCTGATCACCGTAGCGGGGGCAGTGGTGGAGTGATCATGCGATCGATTGAGAAATACGCAGGGGAACAAGGCATTCGCAAACTCAAGCTGCACGGACAAACGCATGCGGAAGGTTTCTATAAGAAGCTTGGATATGAAACAGTTTCCGAGGTTTTTATGGAGGCAGGAATTCCGCATGTTGTGATGACGAAAAATCTTGTAAAGAATACAGACTAGGTGAGTAACCTTGGTCTGTATTTTTCTTTATAGAGTGGTACTGTCAAATTGGTCGACTAATGGAACTACAACCAACCAGCTGCTCTTTGCTACAGTATACATGACCAAAAAGTAGAGGAGTTGCTGAATTTGATTACCCTTCGTATGAGCGCGTATTTCGAGTTAGCGATTGCGGCTGTTCTTGTCGGAAGTTCCGTTGTGGTTGGCAAAATAACAACGATGCAGATGCCAGTTTTTTTATCACAAGCTGTTAGCCTTGCAATTGCCTTAATGCTATTAATTCCTATTGTAGTAATGAACCGGAATGAGTCGATTTTAGTAGGAAAGAGAGATTTTCTTTTCCTATTTTTACAATCATTTCTCGGGATGTTTCTGTTCCGTGTATTTCTGCTTTATGGCTTACGATCCGCACCGGCTGCAGAAGCTGGTATCGTAACCAGTTTGACTCCAGCGGTTGTGGCCTTGCTCTCATTTGTTTTCTTAAGAGAAAAAATAACAACAAGGCTTGTGATTGGTATTTTTTGTTCATTACTAGGGGTTGTCAGTATTCAGGTACCTAGTTGGTTTTTTCCAGATCCTTCAATCCAATCGTATGCCTCATACGGTGGACTTTTTCTCATTCTAATGGCCGTCATCGGGGAGGCCATGCTCACCATATTGCGTAAGATGACAACAAGTAACGTTTCCTCTTTGTTAGGAACAACGTACGTAACGTTGTTTTCCTTCCTGATGTTTCTGCCCTTTG includes the following:
- a CDS encoding NAD(P)H-dependent oxidoreductase → MKIYVVYDSDNGHTEALARSITDGAGTVAGADVYMDHVREADVNRLPDMDALIWGCPGHFGTISAGMKTWIDKLGYLWARGELIGKVGGVFCTTATVHGGVEATMLNLITPMLHQGMIIVGLPASIPENALYGSYYGVGVTCPVETSANDPINLPTENDLALGRALGQRVAVVTGRMIGQSHPITKR
- a CDS encoding GNAT family N-acetyltransferase, which translates into the protein MEVMVVTTEEQQKAAFDIRIRVFVEEQNVPLEEELDEFESESTHFLLYKDGIPVGAGRFRVVDGMGKVERICVLPDHRSGGSGGVIMRSIEKYAGEQGIRKLKLHGQTHAEGFYKKLGYETVSEVFMEAGIPHVVMTKNLVKNTD
- a CDS encoding heavy metal translocating P-type ATPase, with translation MSEKQITMQITGMTCAACANRVEKGLNRMEGVTHAAVNFALEQATVTYDPAKVDAAQLEEKVEALGYGTVKQSVELQITGMTCAACSARIEKGLSRMPGISQANVNLALETAHIEYSPADVSVEEVIQKVEKLGYGAIIKQETQESGDHRQKEIMKQKRKLWISALLSLPLLWSMVGHFSFTSFIWVPDLFMNPWFQLLLATPVQFIIGRQFYVGAYKALRNGSANMDVLVALGTSAAYFYSLYVTLEWNRMGGQHQPEMYYETSAVLITLILLGKLFEALAKGRSSEAIKTLMGLQAKTALVIRDGQESMIPIEQVMPGDILLVKPGEKIPVDGDVVEGHSTVDESMLTGESIPVEKQAGDAVIGATLNKSGALKIKATRVGRNTALAQIIKVVEEAQGSKAPIQRVADVISGIFVPVVVGIAVVTFFIWYIWLAPGSFADALKCAIAVLVIACPCALGLATPTSIMAGSGRAAEFGILFKGGEHLEATQQTNTVILDKTGTITKGKPELTDVAMESGITEERFLTLVGAAERNSGHPLAEAIVAGIREKGIDLPEAQEFIDIPGFGIRAVVEGSEVLVGTRRLMERYEVDASAAYSNMEELEAAGKTAMLAAVDGTYQGIIAVADAIKETSKEAISRLKALGIEVVMITGDNERTASAIARETGIDRVLAEVLPEGKAEEVKKYKQIGRKVAMVGDGINDAPALATADIGMAIGTGTDVAMEAADITLMRGDLNSIPDAIAMSKKTMRNIRQNLFWALAYNVIGIPVAAAGFLEPWLAGAAMALSSVSVVLNALRLQRIKHL
- a CDS encoding DMT family transporter, which gives rise to MITLRMSAYFELAIAAVLVGSSVVVGKITTMQMPVFLSQAVSLAIALMLLIPIVVMNRNESILVGKRDFLFLFLQSFLGMFLFRVFLLYGLRSAPAAEAGIVTSLTPAVVALLSFVFLREKITTRLVIGIFCSLLGVVSIQVPSWFFPDPSIQSYASYGGLFLILMAVIGEAMLTILRKMTTSNVSSLLGTTYVTLFSFLMFLPFALAEARQFEFVHISFGDIGLLLYYGIFVTALAYLLWFRGVSKVSAGTAAVYTSCIPVSTLLLSYVVLHEPFSLAHIVGVLFVFVGIWQVSRNPAPETCSVLGNELDC
- a CDS encoding metal-sensitive transcriptional regulator; translated protein: MEMENQNHCCEGEGRKSHHSDKVKSNLVTRLNRIEGQIRGVKGMIEKDTYCDDVLNQIAAIQSALNGVGRMLLEGHMKSCVIERIQEGDHEVIDELLITMNKLMKK
- a CDS encoding copper ion binding protein, with protein sequence MTTVTLQVEGMSCGHCVKAVEEALKEVGATGKVDLASKSVAVSFEEGSVTLDAIKAAIEDQGYDVK